The Tamandua tetradactyla isolate mTamTet1 chromosome 8, mTamTet1.pri, whole genome shotgun sequence genome includes a window with the following:
- the LOC143643795 gene encoding olfactory receptor 4B1-like, giving the protein MEPMASTNNVTEFVFTGLFQDPGVQRLCFVVFLPVYLATVLGNGLIVLTISVSRSLHSPMYFFLSSLSLVEIGYSSTVAPKFITDLLTKIKTISLQGCLAQIFFVHFLGVTEILLLVAMAYDRYVAICRPLHYMTIMSPQLCRVLVAGSWLGGFIHSIIQILIAIQLPFCGPNVIDHYFCDLHPLFKLACTDTFVEGVIVLANSGFISVCSFLILMSSYVVILVHLRRHSAEGRHKALSTCASHVTVVTLFFGPAIFLYMRPSSTFTGDKLVAVFYTVITPMLSPIIYTLRNAEVKSAMKRFGGKK; this is encoded by the coding sequence ATGGAACCCATGGCCAGCACAAATAACGTGACCGAGTTCGTTTTCACCGGACTTTTCCAGGACCCGGGGGTGCAGAGACTGTGCTTCGTGGTGTTTCTCCCCGTGTACCTGGCCACGGTGCTGGGCAACGGCCTCATCGTCCTCACCATCAGCGTCAGCAGGAGCCTGCACtcgcccatgtacttcttcctcagctCCCTGTCCCTGGTAGAGATCGGCTACTCCTCTACTGTGGCCCCTAAGTTCATCACAGACCTGCTCACCAAGATTAAGACCATCTCCCTGCAGGGCTGTCTGGCTCAGATCTTCTTCGTCCACTTTCTTGGGGTCACGGAAATCCTTTTACTGGTGgcaatggcctatgaccgctacgTGGCCATCTGCAGGCCTCTTCATTATATGACCATCATGAGCCCCCAACTGTGTCGCGTTCTTGTTGCTGGTTCCTGGCTGGGGGGCTTTATACACTCCATAATTCAGATTCTCATCGCCATCCAGTTGCCCTTCTGTGGCCCCAACGTGATTGACCACTACTTCTGTGACCTCCACCCCCTGTTCAAGCTTGCCTGCACTGACACTTTCGTGGAGGGCGTGATTGTTTTGGCCAACAGTGGCTTCATCTCTGTGTGCTCCTTCCTCATCTTGATGTCCTCCTACGTCGTCATCCTGGTCCACCTGAGGAGGCATTCTGCAGAGGGGAGGCACAAAGCCCTCTCCACCTGTGCCTCCCACGTCACGGTGGTCACCTTGTTCTTTGGACCTGCCATCTTCCTCTACATGCGGCCGTCCTCCACCTTCACTGGAGACAAACTGGTGGCCGTGTTCTACACGGTGATCACGCCGATGCTGAGCCCCATCATCTACACACTCAGAAATGCAGAGGTGAAAAGTGCCATGAAGAGGTTTGGGGGCAAAAAGTGA